In the Mycolicibacter minnesotensis genome, GCGCCGGCATGGACGCCGTGGGCGGCAATGCCGCGGGTAATGGTGGCAACGGTGGCAACGGTGGCGCCGGCGTTGAGAACGGTAACGGCGGTGCCGGCGGCACGGGCGGTGCCGGCGGTGCCGGTGATGCCACCCACAGTGCCGGCAAGGGCGGTGACGGCGGCATCGGTGGTGACGGCGACGAGACCGGCAACGGTGGTGCCGGCGGTATCGGCGGTGCCGGTGGGCTCAGCGGTACCTACGCGGGCGCCACAGGCGGCGCGGGTGGTCTCGGCGGCGCCGGCGGAATCAGTGGCTCCGAAGCGGGCAATGGTGGTGCCGGCGGCGTGGGTGGTGTCGGCGGTGCCGGACACGACGGCATCAAGGGCGGTGCCGGATCGGCCGGGGTCTCCGGCGTCAACAACGGCGTCGGCGGTAGCGGCGGCAAGGGCGGCAATGGCTTTGACGGCGGCGTAGGCGGCGCGGGCGGTAAGGGCGGCGCGCTCCACGCGGACAACGAGGTTGGCAAGGCCGGCACGGACGGAATCGGCGGCCGGGGCGGCAACGGCGGCGCCGTTGGTGCGGGCGGCGACGGCGGCACCGGCGCGGCGGGCGTCTGGGGTGCCAACGGCTCCGGTGGCCTCGATGGGGCCGGTGGCGACGGCGGCCAGGCCGGCGGCGTCGGCTTGGCCGGTAACGGCGGTCTCGGTGGCGGCACGGGTGACTACAAGGGTGAAGAAGGTCTCGACGGCAACCTGCAGCCGACCCAGGCCAGCAACGGTGGATCGGGCGGTAATGGCGCCGCAGCCGACGGCAGCCACCTCAACGGCGGTAACGGCGGTAACGGCGCCGACGGCCACGACGGCGGCAACGGTGGCGCGGGTGGTAATGGCGGCGCTGCGACCACCGGAAACGGCGGTAACGGTGGCTACGGCGGCGACGGCGCCGACAGCACCTTCGGCGTCGGCGGCAAGGGCGGCGTAGGCGGCAACGGCGGTGCCTCGGTGTCGGGTAACGGCGGCAACGGTGGTCTCGGCGGCGATGGTGGCAACGGCGCCGCGGGCAAGCAAGGCACGGACGGTATTGACGGTGACATCACCGCCAACAGCGGTGCCGGCGGTAACGGCGGCAAGGGTGGCGCGGGCTTCGACGGCGGCGCCGGTGGTGCTGGCGGTAACGGCGGCGCCTCGGTAAGCGGCACTGTGGGCGTCAACGGCAATGGCGGTGACGGCGGCACCGGCGGTGCCGGCGGAGCCGGTGGTAACGGCGGCAACGGCGCTGCAGGCAACTGGGAGTTCAAGGGCCAATACGGCTTCGGCTCGGGCGGTAAGGGCGGTAACGCCGGTGACGCGGGTGCCGTCGGCAAGGGTGGCGCCGTGGGCGTTGCCGGAACCGGCGGCAGCGGTGGTGTGGCCGGCGGCAAGGGCGCGGACGGATCCGGAGTTTCCACTGATGTCGCCACGGGCGGCAACGGTGGTAACGGCGCGAACAGCGACGGGGTCCTGCACCCGAACGGCGGCGCCGGCGGCGACGGAGGTTCCGGCGGCACCCACGGCGACGGCGGCACCGGCGGCAATGGTGGCGGCTACTACGCCGGTAACGGCGACCCGAAAGCGCCCTGGGGCGTCGATGGCACGACACCACTCCCTGACCCGAACCCGGTGACCGGCGGTAATGGCGGCGCCGGCGGTAACGGTGGCGCCGGTGGCAGCGTCTCCGGCAGCGGCGGCGACGGCGGCAACGGCGGAGATGCGTACAAGCCGGCCGAAACCGACCTCAGCGTCGCGAACAAGGGCGGCAACGGCGGCGCCGGTGGTAACGGCGGCGCCGGCAACGGTGGCGGCAACGGTGGCAATGGCGGCGAAGGTGGTGACGGCAAATCCGGCACCCTCGCCGGCGGTACCGGCGGCGTCGGCGGTAAGGGCGGCGCGGCCACCGGCACCGGCAACGGCGGCGATGGTGGCGACGGCGGTGCCGGCGGCATCGCGACGGGTTGGAAGTCCGACGGCACCTGGGGCCTGGACGGCTTCACCAACAAGTTCGCCTCCGGCACCATCCTGGGTGTCTCCGGTGCCGGTGGCGCCGGTGGCGCCGGTGGGGCGTCTGTCAAGGGTGATGCCGGTGCGGGCGGCAACGGTGGTGACGGCGGCGCCGCCGCCAGCGACGCCGGTGCCCGCGTCATCTGGGGCGGCGCCGGGGGCAATGGCGGCGCCGGCGGTGCTGCGGCCAACAGCGGTAAGGACGCCGCCGACAGTGGCGATGGCGGTTTGGGTGGCAACGGAGGCAACGGCGGGGCCGGGGTCATCACCGGTGGCTCTGGCGGGTCCGGCGGGGCCGGCGGCGCCAGCGCCAACGGCGTGGGCGGCGCAGGCGGCAAGGGGGGCGAAGGCAACACGGCGTCCGGCTGGAATGACGTCAACGGCAACATCGCCGGCAAGGGCCAGATCCTGGGCTTCGGCGGCAGCGGCGGCAAGGGCGGCGCCGGCGGCAACGGTGTGACCGGCGGTGCCGGCGGTGACGGCGGCAACGGTGTGAACGGCATCAGCGGCGGCAACAAGTTCGGCTCCGGCGGCACCGGTGGAGCCGGCGGCTCCGGTGGCACCGGAACCACCGGTAGCGGCGGCAACGGCGGTGACGGCGGCAACAGCGGCGGCGGCAGCTGGCGTGCCCAGACCGGCGGCGCCGGCGGAGCGGGCGGCAACAGCACCAGCGGCAAGGGCGGCATCGGCGGCGACGGCGGTAACGGCGGGAGCCTGACCGGCGCCGGCACCGCACCCACCAACGGAGCGGTCGTCCAGGTCGGCGCCGGAGGTGCCGGTGGTGCCGGTGGCAGCAGCACCAGCACCACGACCACCGAAGAAGGCGGTGCCGGTGGTAAGGGCGGTGCCGGTGGCGACGGCGTCGGCACCATCAAGGGTGGTGCCGGCGGTACCGGTGGCACCGGCGGCAAGGCAGGCAGCGTGGCCGGCGGGGCCGGCGTCAAGGCGCCCACGCCCACCGACACCAACGGAACTGCCGGCGGTGCCGGCGGCGCCGGGGCCGAGGCCAAGGCGCCCAGCAGCTAAACCCGCAGGCGAAAAGCCCCGCACACCGGGTTCTAGGGGCCGGTGGGCGGGGCTTTTCGCCGCCACCGAGGCGGCGCAGTCAGTAGTGGTAGCGGGCTTTGAGGATCTTGACTTCGTCATCGGTGGCCCGGTACACGAGCCGGTGTTGGTCGTCGATGCGACGTGACCAGTAGCCGGACAATTCGCCCTTCAGTGGCTCGGGTTTGCCGATCCCGCTAAAGGGATCACGTTGGATCTCCGCGATCAGCCTGACGATGCGACGAGCCATCTTCAGATCGGAGCCGAGCCAGAACTGGAAGTCCTCCCAGCCGGCGGCATCGAATCCGATACGCCTCACGCCTCGCCGCCGGCCATCTCCCGCAGCGTCTCAATCGACGTGGTCGATGTGGCCTGTCCCTGCCGGTCGCGGGCGACGGCCTCCATCAGTCGCCGGGCGTTCTCCGGGGACCGCAACAGATAGACCGTTTCCTGCCAGGAGTCGTAGTCGTCGGCGGACATCAGCACGGCATCCCCTCCGCGCGACGTGATGCGCACCGGCTGGTGGTCAGTGTTGACCTGCTCCAGCAGCGGGAACAGCTGTTTGCGGGCTTCGCTTGCGCTCATGGACATGGCCGACCCCCGACTTAGAATGGTACAACTTTGTCGTACTACTATAGTACGATCTGACTTTCGGGGCGGCAATGTCGGGTTCGTTGACGTACGACTCACTGCGGCGCGGCGCGTCGCAGTCGATATGATCTGGACCGGCCGTCGTACCGGCCGGGGCAGCCGGGATTGACCTCGAACCGGACCCGATTCAACCCAGTCAGCAAGGAGTGTGCCGTCGCGTGGGCGAACAACCAGTCGACCCCTCCGTCGTCTCCGACTCCACCCTGACCGCAGCCCTGCAGGCGGCGCAGGTCGCGTTCGTCGCAGCCGCCGACTTGGACGCGCTGGCGCAGGCCAAGACCGAGCACCTCGGTGACCGGGCGCCGTTGGCGCTGGCCCGCCAGGCGCTGGCCAAACTGGACAAGTCCGAGCGCGCCGACGCCGGCAAGCGCGTCAATGCCGTCCGGACGCAGGCCCAGCACGCCTACGACGAGCGCCTGGGGGAGCTGCGCGCCGAACGTGACGCCGCGGTATTGGCCGCCGAGAGCATCGACGTCACCCTGCCCTCGGCCCGCAAGCCCGTCGGCGCACGCCACCCGATCACCATGCTGGCCGAACACGTCGCCGACACCTTCATCGCGATGGGCTGGGAACTGGCCGAAGGCCCCGAAGTCGAGGCCGAGCACTTCAACTTCGACGCGCTGAACTTCCCGGTCGACCACCCCGCGCGCAGTGATCAGGACACCTTCCACATCGCGCCGCCGGGATCGCGTCAGCTTCTGCGCACCCACACCTCCCCGGTGCAGATCCGCGCCCTGCTGGCCCGCGAGCTGCCGGTCTACGTCGTCTCGATCGGCCGCACCTTCCGCACCGACGAACTCGACGCCACCCACACCCCGGTGTTCCACCAGGTGGAGGGGCTGGCGGTGGACCGCGGCCTGACCATGGCGCACCTGCGCGGCACCCTGGACGCCTTCGCCCAGTCCGAGTTCGGGCCGGCCGCCAAGACCCGCATCCGGCCGCACTTCTTCCCGTTCACCGAGCCGTCGGCCGAGGTCGACATCTGGTTCGAGGGCAAAAAAGGTGGCCCCGGCTGGGTGGAATGGGGCGGCTGCGGGATGGTGCACCCCAACGTTCTGCGCGCGGTCGGCATCGACCCGACCGAGTACTCCGGCTTCGCGTTCGGCATGGGCCTGGAGCGAACCCTGCAGTTCCGCAACGGAATCCCCGACATGCGCGACATGGTCGAAGGCGATGTCCGATTCTCCCTGCCGTTCGGAGTGGGTGCCTGATGCGTATTCCCTACAGCTGGTTGCGCGAGACCCTGATCGCCGGCGCGCCGGGCTTCGACATCACCGCCGCCGAACTGGAGCAGGCGCTGCTGCAGATCGGCCACGAAGTCGAAGGCGTGCACACCCTGGGGCCGGTCACCGGACCGCTGACAGTCGGCCGGGTCGCCGAGATCGAGGAACTCACCGAGTTCAAGAAGCCGATCCGGGCCTGCCGGGTGGACGTCGGCGAACCCGAGCCCCGCGACATCGTCTGTGGCGCCACCAACTTCGCCGTCGGTGACTTGGTGGTGGTGGCCTTGCCGGGTGCGGTGCTGCCCGGCGACTTCACGATCGCCACCCGCAAGACCTACGGGCGCACCTCCGACGGGATGATCTGCTCGGCCTCCGAGCTGCGGCTGAGCACCGATCACTCCGGCATCCTGGTGCTGCCGGCCGGCACCGCGCAGCCGGGCGCCGACGCGCATGAGGTGTTGGGCCTCGATGATGTGGTCTACGAGCTGGCGATCACGCCCGATCGCGGCTACTGCATGTCGGTGCGTGGCCTGGCACGTGACCTCGCCTGCGCTCTGGATCTGGACTTCGCCGACCCGGCCGACGTTGCGGCCCTGCCCGCCGACGGCCAGGCGTGGCCGCTGACCGTGCAACCCGACACCGGGGTGCGCCGCTTCGCGCTGCGCAGCGTCACCGGGATCGACCCCGCGGCGGTCTCGCCGTGGTGGCTGCAACGTCGCCTGGCACTGTGCGGTATCCGGGCGATCTCGCCGGCCGTCGACGCCACCAACTACGTCATGGTGGAACTCGGCCACCCCATGCACGCCCACGACCGGGCGCGCATCACCGGCGGATTCGACGTCCGATTCGCCCGCCCCGGCGAGACCGTCACCACCCTCGATAACATCGAACGCACGCTGGAAGCGGCCGATGTGTTGATCGTTGACGACGTCGCCACCGCGGCCATCGGCGGCGTCATGGGCTCGGGCAGCACCGAAATGCGTGACGACTCAACCGATGTGCTGCTGGAAGCCGCCATCTGGGATCCGGCGGCGGTGTCGCGAACCGCTCGGCGGCTGCACCTGCCCAGCGAGGCCGCCCGGCGCTACGAACGCTCGGTGGACCCGGCCATCTCGGTGGCGGTACTCGATCGCTGTGCGACGCTGCTGGCCGACATCGCCGGGGGAGTGATCGGAACCGGGCTGACCGACTGGCGCGGTGAACCGGCTGTACAGCACTGGAACCCGGCTGCCGTGGAGATCGCCGCCGACCTACCGGACCGCACCGCGGGAGTGAGCTACCCCGAGGGAACCACCGTGCGCCGGCTTACCCAGATCG is a window encoding:
- a CDS encoding PGRS repeat-containing protein; protein product: MSGGQQRRNNRRKTNRLVGAGGTVAAFLTFGMAPLAEAPQARADWDFDWVNDLFTPITDTSTGWDTNAWDISSWFSGWSADPGIAADTTSFDWTLVFNSLIYQPFLTAMDSWIDNSSNAWIIDAVNAWAPAGQMFIGNGADGTAESINGGAGGLWFGSGGDGFDGADGINGGVGGAAGWFGDGGDGGAGGLGADGGDGGAGGLIMGFGGAGGAGGLGGDGGDGGAGLGWLFGVGGAGGDGGAGLAGTVGLTGTWLDGGLGNGGTGGDGMSGGKGGNGGSAADSLFGTGGVGGKGGAGGIGGEGGAGAAGDEDNVNGGTGGTGGAGGLGGEGGTGGLGGTLGIKGADGADSTIYGAGGKGGIGGAGMDAVGGNAAGNGGNGGNGGAGVENGNGGAGGTGGAGGAGDATHSAGKGGDGGIGGDGDETGNGGAGGIGGAGGLSGTYAGATGGAGGLGGAGGISGSEAGNGGAGGVGGVGGAGHDGIKGGAGSAGVSGVNNGVGGSGGKGGNGFDGGVGGAGGKGGALHADNEVGKAGTDGIGGRGGNGGAVGAGGDGGTGAAGVWGANGSGGLDGAGGDGGQAGGVGLAGNGGLGGGTGDYKGEEGLDGNLQPTQASNGGSGGNGAAADGSHLNGGNGGNGADGHDGGNGGAGGNGGAATTGNGGNGGYGGDGADSTFGVGGKGGVGGNGGASVSGNGGNGGLGGDGGNGAAGKQGTDGIDGDITANSGAGGNGGKGGAGFDGGAGGAGGNGGASVSGTVGVNGNGGDGGTGGAGGAGGNGGNGAAGNWEFKGQYGFGSGGKGGNAGDAGAVGKGGAVGVAGTGGSGGVAGGKGADGSGVSTDVATGGNGGNGANSDGVLHPNGGAGGDGGSGGTHGDGGTGGNGGGYYAGNGDPKAPWGVDGTTPLPDPNPVTGGNGGAGGNGGAGGSVSGSGGDGGNGGDAYKPAETDLSVANKGGNGGAGGNGGAGNGGGNGGNGGEGGDGKSGTLAGGTGGVGGKGGAATGTGNGGDGGDGGAGGIATGWKSDGTWGLDGFTNKFASGTILGVSGAGGAGGAGGASVKGDAGAGGNGGDGGAAASDAGARVIWGGAGGNGGAGGAAANSGKDAADSGDGGLGGNGGNGGAGVITGGSGGSGGAGGASANGVGGAGGKGGEGNTASGWNDVNGNIAGKGQILGFGGSGGKGGAGGNGVTGGAGGDGGNGVNGISGGNKFGSGGTGGAGGSGGTGTTGSGGNGGDGGNSGGGSWRAQTGGAGGAGGNSTSGKGGIGGDGGNGGSLTGAGTAPTNGAVVQVGAGGAGGAGGSSTSTTTTEEGGAGGKGGAGGDGVGTIKGGAGGTGGTGGKAGSVAGGAGVKAPTPTDTNGTAGGAGGAGAEAKAPSS
- a CDS encoding Txe/YoeB family addiction module toxin, whose translation is MRRIGFDAAGWEDFQFWLGSDLKMARRIVRLIAEIQRDPFSGIGKPEPLKGELSGYWSRRIDDQHRLVYRATDDEVKILKARYHY
- a CDS encoding type II toxin-antitoxin system Phd/YefM family antitoxin, whose amino-acid sequence is MSMSASEARKQLFPLLEQVNTDHQPVRITSRGGDAVLMSADDYDSWQETVYLLRSPENARRLMEAVARDRQGQATSTTSIETLREMAGGEA
- the pheS gene encoding phenylalanine--tRNA ligase subunit alpha → MGEQPVDPSVVSDSTLTAALQAAQVAFVAAADLDALAQAKTEHLGDRAPLALARQALAKLDKSERADAGKRVNAVRTQAQHAYDERLGELRAERDAAVLAAESIDVTLPSARKPVGARHPITMLAEHVADTFIAMGWELAEGPEVEAEHFNFDALNFPVDHPARSDQDTFHIAPPGSRQLLRTHTSPVQIRALLARELPVYVVSIGRTFRTDELDATHTPVFHQVEGLAVDRGLTMAHLRGTLDAFAQSEFGPAAKTRIRPHFFPFTEPSAEVDIWFEGKKGGPGWVEWGGCGMVHPNVLRAVGIDPTEYSGFAFGMGLERTLQFRNGIPDMRDMVEGDVRFSLPFGVGA
- the pheT gene encoding phenylalanine--tRNA ligase subunit beta — protein: MRIPYSWLRETLIAGAPGFDITAAELEQALLQIGHEVEGVHTLGPVTGPLTVGRVAEIEELTEFKKPIRACRVDVGEPEPRDIVCGATNFAVGDLVVVALPGAVLPGDFTIATRKTYGRTSDGMICSASELRLSTDHSGILVLPAGTAQPGADAHEVLGLDDVVYELAITPDRGYCMSVRGLARDLACALDLDFADPADVAALPADGQAWPLTVQPDTGVRRFALRSVTGIDPAAVSPWWLQRRLALCGIRAISPAVDATNYVMVELGHPMHAHDRARITGGFDVRFARPGETVTTLDNIERTLEAADVLIVDDVATAAIGGVMGSGSTEMRDDSTDVLLEAAIWDPAAVSRTARRLHLPSEAARRYERSVDPAISVAVLDRCATLLADIAGGVIGTGLTDWRGEPAVQHWNPAAVEIAADLPDRTAGVSYPEGTTVRRLTQIGCEVAIAGDTLTVTPPSWRPDLRQPADLVEEVLRLEGLESIPSVLPAAPAGRGLTPTQRRCRAIGKSLALAGYVEVLGTPFLPAGVFDTWGLAADDPRRNTVSVLNPLEADRPQLASTLLPGLLEALNRNVSRGMSDVALFAIAQVVQSAGPAEFPAVTPARRPTDAEIAGIDAALPRQPQHIAVALTGLAEPRGPWGPGRPVEAADAIEAARVIARASGVEVTLRSAAHLPWHPGRCAEVLVGDTVIGHAGQLHPAVIERAGLPKGTCAVELDLDAVEVTVALPAPRVSPFPAVFQDLALVVDEKVTAQSVADAVRDGAGELLEDIALFDVYTGPQVGAGRKSLAFALRFRATDRTLTEDEASAARDAAVARAGEAVGAALRG